A stretch of Besnoitia besnoiti strain Bb-Ger1 chromosome III, whole genome shotgun sequence DNA encodes these proteins:
- a CDS encoding hypothetical protein (encoded by transcript BESB_048790), with translation MAGPAKGARKEDCEPQFFKLAWPSSEKVTALAASLYKQIDHDPPAAPGKDLFEDELDLFECAVAEEGETPTRPPDFVPRGSKMRAILRDEIYRAVQDASESSGRERAAAAASKRVSIQFVNEADQDRLRVDLGRRVQWGGVQVKEFEKPDKEWDAKTEAKVKQLKSQYNGAELEVVYRLLVDEYMIAKPVILITPTGKKLRSSVCVNLNKLFVTKEVNGQQVVDVAVKIHDIDRIQFGKSPALARLQADSKNSSSAVPNNQSLYIVFKANARRSSATGLQPAPGQKLPSTLPGANSLPQPVTVTIVFPSEAERNSFALLLRTSKRLVAGSALGDWEDTLDDSDEECASVAACETVDELFVAPPKQGEEGQTDRARLAHCISAFSKGMNVQKATSKGSLVVRKLCLSGASLQLLSLRCNKGQIVGVFDEVLSVSPGQDDSAFRAAAKNHQLPPASRCAVVKLSDHSFALIFPTEKSRDNFVFMMKHLDESDEVLRYIDDGSTGEPSPTRVSGKA, from the exons ATGGCGGGACCAGCAAAGGG CGCCCGCAAGGAGGACTGCGAGCCTCAGTTTTTCAAGCTCGCATGGCCGTCTAGCGAGAAAGTCACCGCGCTTGCCGCCAGCCTCTACAAGCAAATCGACCACGACCCTCCCGCCGCCCCTGGAAAGGAT CTCTTCGAAGATGAACTTGACCTGTTTGAgtgcgcggtcgcggaggagggcgagacgccAACTCGCCCGCCTGACTTCGTGCCTCGAGGCTCG AAAATGCGCGCGATCCTGCGAGACGAGATCTACCGCGCGGTGCAGGATGCCTCGGAGTCGTCAGGGCGtgagcgcgccgctgcggcagcctccaAACGCGTGTCCATTCAATTTGTCAACGAGGCAGACCAAGACCGACTTCGCGTCGATTTAG gccGGCGCGTGCAGTGGGGCGGTGTACAGGTCAAGGAGTTTGAGAAGCCGGACAAGGAGTGGGATGCGAAGACCGAGGCGA AAGTCAAGCAGCTGAAGTCTCAGTACAACGGCGCGGAGCTCGAAGTCGTGTATCGGTTGCTCGTGGATGAGTACATGATCGCCAAGCCGGTGATTCTCATCACACCGACCGGCAAGAAATTGcgctcctctgtctgcgtcaACCTGAAC AAGCTGTTTGTCACGAAGGAGGTCAACGGACAGCAGGTGGTTGACGTCGCCGTCAAGATTCATGACATCGACAGAATCCAATTCGGCAAgtcgcccgccctcgcgcgtctgcaggcggaTTCAAAGAACTCGAGCAGCGCCGTTCCGAACAACCAGTCTCTCTACATTGTTTTCAAAGCaaacgcgcggcgaagcagcgccacCGGCCTCCAGCCTGCGCCAG GCCAGAAGCTCCCGTCGACGCTGCCGGGCGCGAATTCGTTGCCGCAGCCGGTGACAGTGACGATTGTCTTccccagcgaggcggagcgaaACAgtttcgcgctgctgcttcgcacCTCCAAGCGGCTGGTCGCGGGGAGCGCGCTGGGTGACTGGGAAGACACCCTCGACGACTCGGACGAAGAGTGTGCGTCCGTGGCGGCGTGTGAGACAGTCGATGAGCTCTTcgtggcgccgccgaagcaaggagaagaaggccaaACCGACagagcgcgcctcgcgcactgCATCTCGGCCTTCAGCAAGGGTATGAACGTGCAGAAG GCGACTTCCAAGGGCTCGTTGGTGGTGCGGAAGCTGTGTCTCTCGGGCGCCTCACTCCAGCTGCTATCGCTGAGATGCAACAAAGGCCAAatcgtcggcgtcttcgaTGAGGTTCTG TCTGTTTCGCCGGGCCAAGACGACAGTGCATTTCgtgccgccgcgaagaacCACCAACTGCCGccagcctctcgctgcgcggtCGTCAAGCTGAGCGACCATTCCTTTGCTTTAATTTTTCC GACGGAGAAGTCGCGAGACAACTTCGTGTTCATGATGAAGCACCTGGATGAGAGCGACGAGGTTCTGCGCTACATCGACGACGGGTCCACGGGAGAGCCGAGCCCTACGCGGGTATCGGGCAAAGCGTAG
- a CDS encoding hypothetical protein (encoded by transcript BESB_048780): protein MADGEEEVALQEEAYEEEAVEGGEGGEEVVEEEAGEEGEEVSGDVSAETEEGGEATVAVGGDGGLGYDEVPDTGEVAEIVLITTSLGSIRRQFFASQRLRNFLDCKGVVYIIIDSNRDTSSAKNLKDVELFKEWKANRILKATPETEDSADPEIIIPQVLVDGVFVGDEVVLQDFEEDGDLDWIFSRAACPACLHEKAPDAPSCPSCGVPFRTLIPPQYIAEGHLIQMLQGCPYNDEEATEEKERWAPSGAFEGDVDLGNFEDEEGEAEAEE, encoded by the exons AtggcagacggcgaggaagaagtcgcgctgcaggaggaggcgtacgaggaggaggcagttGAGGGAGGAGAGGGTGGCGAGGAAGTtgtggaggaagaagcgggtgaagagggagaagaagtcAGCGGCGACgtctccgcggagacagaggagggcggcgaggccacggtggctgtcggcggcgacggcggcctcggctaCGACGAGGTACCTGACACAGGCGAAGTCGCAGAGATCGTCCTCATCACCACCTCGCTCGGTAGCATTCGCAGGCAATTCTTTGCGAGTCAGAGACTGAGAAACTTCCTCGACTGCAAAGGCGTCGTCTACATCATCATCGACTCTAACCGAGACACCAGCAGTGCGAAAA ATCTGAAGGACGTGGAGCTCTTCAAGGAGTGGAAGGCCAACCGCATCCTCAAGGCGACGCCTGAGACGGAAGACAGCGCCGATCCTGAGA TCATCATTCCGCAGGTCTTGGTGGACGGTGTGTTCGTTGGAGACGAGGTGGTGCTGCAGGACTTCGAAGAAGATGGAGACTTGG ACTGGATTTTTTCGCGTGCGGCGTGCCCGGCGTGTCTTcacgagaaggcgccggaCGCGCCTTCGTGTCCCTCCTGCGGCGTGCCGTTTCGCACGCTGATTCCTCCGCAGTACATCGCCGAAGGCCACTTGATTCAGATGCTGCAGGGCTGTCCGTACaacgacgaagaagccacagaggagaaggaaaggTGGGCGCCGTCGGGCGCCTTCGAGGGCGACGTGGACCTCGGCAACttcgaggacgaagagggtgaggcagaggcagaggagtga
- a CDS encoding RNA recognition motif-containing protein (encoded by transcript BESB_048800), whose amino-acid sequence MAETAAPEPVFVGEGQPAFQGKAEELSPVDQFADAVEDPTMGVGLPSVAAHKLPAAVAQEEGRGEYVDAEEEEDAQNGKKEGRGEEENGAAPEEAGVNEADAAPTEPKQEEVQEEAEERPEAAEGEEVKEEESAAGENAEEADKSLKFFVGGVNPQATELQIRSYFERFGKVKVVELKMDKMTGRNRGFCFVTMANDDAKDAIFNTQHVIGAKKVEVRALHDDGNVSLKKKIFVGGVNPSLGESDVEKYFSKFGTVDKVSIIRDSTTGKSRGFGFVVFATEESAKEVLKSRRHNLTEKDNCEVRAAESRASLPPPRSRYMPVSSPRAPGLLPPGPRYPPAHAVTHQPPHHVPPPASYYAPPPRSPPAYYYGPPPPVAPAAVSPATASMAYYSSSLPAASASYAASTAPYYSVPPATGVAAHTAAAAVPAASVMHHHPQAAGAAPGGATAVVAAPHPMSSTGYYASPAAVPYDATGATAAAATATAARGYWDEEATAGAAAATASAGAAAYYGARTTASPAAAVAAGAAPGYTSGYSPVRQSPYYGAVGRSNVRRSPY is encoded by the exons AtggcagagacggcggcgccggagccaGTTTTCGTGGGGGAGGGACAGCCAGCCTTCCAGGGCAAGGCCGAGGAACTCTCGCCCGTTGACCAGTTCGCAGACGCCGTGGAGGATCCCACCATGGGTGTCGGTCTCCCCTCGGTCGCCGCCCACAAACTTCCGGCGGCTGTTGCTcaggaagaaggcagaggcgagtACGTcgacgctgaagaagaggaggacgcgcagaaCGGCAAGAaagaagggagaggagaggaggagaacggcgccgcgcctgaaGAGGCCGGGGTTAACGAAGCTGACGCCGCCCCTACGGAGCCCAAACAGGAGGAAGTCCAGGAGGAAGCTGAAGAGcgccccgaggccgccgagggtGAGGAGGtcaaagaggaggaaagcgccgccggcgagaacgcagaggaagccgacAAGTCCCT GAAGTTCTTCGTGGGGGGGGTGAATCCGCAGGCGACTGAGCTGCAGATTCGTTCGTACTTTGAGCGCTTCGGCAAGGTGAAGGTCGTGGAGCTCAAGATGGACAAGATGACCGGGCGGAAccgcggcttctgcttcgTGACAATGGCaaacgacgacgcgaaggacgcgaTCTTCAACACGCAGCACGTCATCGGCGCGAAGAAAGTCGAagtccgcgccctccacgaCGACGGCAACGTTTCGCTGAAAAAGAAAATCTTTGTTGGAGGCGTCAACCCCAGTCTCGGAGAGA gcgacgtAGAGAAGTATTTCTCCAAGTTCGGAACCGTTGACAAA GTGAGCATCATTCGCGATTCAACGACGGGAAAGAGTCGCGGCTTCGGTTTCGTCGTGTTTGCAACAGAGGAGTCTGCCAAGGAGGTCCTTAAGTCGCGCCGCCACAACTTGACAGAGAAGGACAAT TGCGAAGTCCGCGCAGCGGagtcgcgcgcttcgcttccgccgcctcggagTCGGTACATGCCGGtgtcgtctccgcgggcgccgggtCTGTTGCCCCCTGGGCCCCGCTACCCGCCGGCTCACGCGGTGACGCACCAGCCGCCCCACCACgtgccgccccccgcgagctactacgcgccgccgccgcggtcgccgcctgcgtacTACTacgggccgccgccgcccgtggcgccggccgcggtgAGCCCTGCGACTGCGAGCATGGCGTACTactcgtcgtctctgccggcggcctccgccagctacgcggcctccacggcgccgtACTACAGCGTACCGCCTGCGaccggcgtcgccgcacacactgcagccgcggcggtgcCAGCAGCCTCGGTCATGCACCACCacccgcaggccgccggcgcggcgccgggaggcgcgaccgcggtcgtcgccgcgccgcacccCATGAGTTCCACGGGTTACTACGCGAGCCCCGCGGCTGTCCCGTACGACGCCACCGGCGccaccgcggccgcggcaacCGCCACAGCTGCCAGGGGCTACTGGGACGAGGAGGCCACAGCgggagctgcggcagcgaccgcaagcgcaggcgccgccgcgtacTACGGAGCCCGAACAACTGccagccccgcggcggccgtcgcggccggcgcggcgccaggctaCACCAGCGGCTACAGCCCCGTCAGACAAT CGCCGTACTACGGAGCTGTGGGGCGCTCCAACGTACGTCGAAGCCCGTACTAA